From the Desulfomonilia bacterium genome, one window contains:
- a CDS encoding DEAD/DEAH box helicase, giving the protein MEKFINMGLSETMLAALKRKNFTEPTPVQSEIIPVLLSENYDLTVQAQTGTGKTAAFGIPVIESIDSFDGRTKVLVMAPTRELAIQVAGEMKSLCRGRKAKTLAVYGGQSFVPQLNGLKDGADIVVGTPGRILDHLRRGSLKLDSIEYLILDEADEMLDMGFIEDIESIISQCPAERRTLLFSATMPKPVVSIAKKFMSNPRSIAIGETVKTPSLTKQIYYDVREDDKLELLCRIIDVNPDFYGLVFCRTRIETSGLADGLEARGYRTAGIHGDIDQNMREKIMHRFRNREITILVATDVAARGIDVRDLTHVINYHIPQDADSYVHRIGRTGRAGKEGIAITFIEPRERRALEIIRHAGGGSIKKGHIPTVDEVIAVRASGIRQVIENEMSGKGISANYIRFAEDLMKDHDPVKILASCLKYAFSDVLDPDRYKEITEFKPAVQAGRKNVRLFVAQGRLHGLNPQKLVRMISDKTGIRDKLFQDIQMFDNFSFVNVPHNEADIIQSRFRQKKGKPMISMAKPDQRTNRERPKKKKP; this is encoded by the coding sequence TTGGAAAAGTTCATTAACATGGGTCTGTCTGAAACAATGCTGGCGGCCCTTAAACGTAAAAACTTTACTGAACCGACGCCTGTTCAGTCTGAAATCATACCTGTTCTTCTTTCTGAAAATTATGACCTTACCGTTCAGGCCCAGACAGGGACAGGCAAGACGGCAGCATTCGGCATACCGGTAATCGAATCAATTGACTCGTTTGACGGTCGGACAAAAGTCCTCGTCATGGCCCCTACAAGGGAACTCGCCATACAGGTCGCAGGAGAAATGAAATCCCTGTGCAGGGGCAGAAAGGCCAAAACCCTTGCCGTATACGGAGGACAGTCATTCGTACCGCAGCTCAATGGACTGAAAGATGGAGCCGATATCGTTGTCGGCACTCCCGGACGGATACTCGATCACCTGAGAAGAGGATCACTGAAGCTTGACAGCATCGAATACCTCATACTCGATGAGGCCGATGAGATGCTGGATATGGGGTTTATTGAAGACATAGAATCCATCATATCTCAATGCCCGGCAGAAAGACGTACACTTCTTTTCTCGGCGACAATGCCGAAACCGGTGGTATCTATCGCAAAAAAATTCATGTCGAACCCGAGGTCCATCGCAATCGGTGAAACAGTAAAAACACCCTCGCTCACAAAACAGATTTATTATGATGTCAGGGAAGACGACAAGCTGGAACTCCTCTGCCGCATAATCGATGTAAACCCCGACTTCTACGGCCTTGTTTTCTGCCGTACGAGGATCGAAACCTCGGGACTTGCCGATGGCCTTGAAGCCAGAGGCTACAGGACGGCCGGCATTCATGGCGACATCGACCAGAACATGCGCGAAAAGATCATGCACCGCTTCAGAAACAGGGAAATCACAATACTGGTGGCGACCGATGTGGCTGCGCGGGGCATCGATGTAAGGGATCTGACCCATGTCATAAACTACCACATCCCGCAGGACGCCGACTCATACGTCCATAGAATCGGCCGTACCGGCAGGGCCGGAAAAGAGGGCATCGCCATAACCTTTATCGAGCCCAGGGAACGCAGGGCTCTTGAAATAATCCGCCATGCGGGCGGCGGCAGTATAAAAAAAGGGCATATTCCCACTGTTGACGAGGTTATCGCAGTAAGGGCATCCGGAATCAGACAGGTTATTGAAAATGAAATGTCCGGCAAAGGAATTTCTGCCAATTATATCAGATTTGCAGAAGACCTCATGAAAGATCACGATCCCGTCAAAATCCTTGCGTCATGCCTGAAATACGCCTTTTCCGATGTCCTTGACCCTGACAGGTATAAGGAGATCACGGAATTCAAACCCGCCGTACAGGCCGGCAGAAAAAACGTCCGGCTGTTTGTGGCCCAGGGCCGTTTGCACGGGCTTAATCCGCAGAAACTTGTCAGAATGATATCCGACAAAACAGGCATAAGGGATAAGCTTTTCCAGGACATTCAGATGTTCGACAACTTCTCTTTCGTAAACGTGCCTCACAACGAAGCCGATATCATTCAAAGCAGGTTCAGGCAGAAAAAAGGCAAGCCCATGATAAGCATGGCAAAACCCGATCAGCGGACAAACAGAGAAAGACCTAAAAAGAAAAAGCCGTAA
- a CDS encoding sigma-54 dependent transcriptional regulator → MAKILVIDDDRSIRETLDMYLSEEGYDVVTAPTGTDGLAKYVETSPDVVILDIRLPDVDGFRILEDLKEEDENLKVIMITAFHDMESTISAMKKGAFDYIHKPVDVNELDISIRKALHALDMERKLKGFVESTREYKVGDIIGLGPRMREIFKTIGVVSQSKTPVLIEGESGTGKELIAKVIHNNTNPNEPFIAINCSAIVETLLESELFGHEKGSFTGAINRKPGKFELARNGTVFLDEISEMSWNLQAKLLRVLQEREFERVGGKDTIGVNARIIAATNKDLRLMIKDRMFRDDLYYRLNIVSIKIPPLRERIEDLEPLVSYLLAKISNELHKRIVKVSDEMMEIFRGYSWPGNIRELENLLVRAAVVAKGQVLIKSDFPNLNDEEGVETASEQDRECARDASGRYLTLDEIEERHIRRIINETKKNKGEICDMLGISRPTFERKLEKYGITYERE, encoded by the coding sequence ATGGCGAAGATACTTGTAATAGACGACGACAGGTCAATACGTGAGACACTCGACATGTATCTCAGTGAAGAGGGCTATGACGTAGTTACAGCGCCTACCGGAACCGACGGACTTGCGAAATATGTCGAAACATCTCCGGATGTTGTCATACTTGATATCAGGCTTCCCGATGTGGATGGCTTCAGGATACTTGAAGACCTCAAGGAAGAGGACGAAAATCTCAAGGTCATAATGATAACGGCCTTCCATGACATGGAGTCAACAATAAGCGCAATGAAAAAGGGGGCATTTGATTATATCCACAAGCCTGTTGATGTTAATGAACTGGATATTTCAATCAGGAAGGCGCTGCATGCGCTTGACATGGAAAGAAAGCTCAAGGGATTCGTGGAATCAACCCGTGAATACAAGGTGGGTGACATTATCGGACTGGGCCCCCGGATGAGAGAGATATTCAAGACAATAGGCGTTGTTTCTCAAAGTAAGACGCCGGTGCTCATAGAAGGCGAAAGCGGTACGGGGAAAGAGCTTATTGCGAAGGTCATCCACAACAATACGAATCCCAATGAGCCATTCATAGCAATAAACTGTTCTGCGATTGTCGAGACGCTTCTCGAGTCCGAACTGTTCGGGCATGAGAAAGGCTCATTTACCGGTGCGATAAACAGAAAGCCCGGCAAATTCGAACTTGCAAGGAACGGCACTGTTTTCCTGGATGAAATCAGCGAAATGTCCTGGAACCTTCAGGCCAAGCTCTTAAGGGTGCTTCAGGAAAGGGAGTTTGAAAGGGTTGGCGGCAAGGATACAATAGGCGTAAATGCAAGAATCATTGCTGCAACAAACAAAGACCTGCGTTTAATGATAAAGGACAGGATGTTCAGGGATGATCTGTATTACAGGCTGAATATCGTGAGCATCAAGATTCCCCCCTTAAGGGAAAGGATAGAGGATCTGGAACCTCTTGTTTCATATCTGCTGGCAAAGATAAGCAACGAGCTTCATAAACGTATTGTAAAGGTGTCGGACGAGATGATGGAAATATTCAGGGGATACAGCTGGCCCGGAAATATAAGGGAGCTTGAAAACCTGCTGGTAAGGGCGGCTGTTGTTGCCAAGGGACAGGTGCTGATAAAATCGGATTTTCCGAACCTGAACGATGAAGAAGGTGTCGAGACGGCCTCTGAACAAGACCGGGAATGCGCCAGGGACGCATCAGGCAGATACTTGACCCTTGATGAAATTGAGGAACGTCATATCAGAAGGATAATAAACGAAACCAAGAAAAACAAAGGCGAGATATGTGATATGCTTGGGATATCCCGCCCGACCTTTGAGCGCAAGCTTGAAAAGTATGGCATCACGTACGAACGGGAATGA
- a CDS encoding translocation/assembly module TamB domain-containing protein, with the protein MRRYIKRAAIGLSIFIVLLFTIPVGMHLYLATEPGAQHLMVVINGLIPGKISGRIISISLFKQTADIRDAVLSDPEGKTILKAERATISLNLPELLKSSLVFRVIRLERPEITLAIGTDGQLNIVNAFKDKNSPKSNLRVFINNLYASDGILAFHLKDKSEIVRMQEARLNLSAAFAGDVLLNIDIPSARTLFNLSGREAFFDAGSFSGSIINDRINDIRISIEKNSSIVNASGMVSDLSGQPSINAFLNIDADMADLNKGLGLPASFDGRLSASLKAAGKYDNPTVAGDISYIGKIPALSADIPVNSGWPGTGKISFSGTLADRRLNCTSAKFDFAPGLVLISGDIDLSPVFPRSYFGAVRNWDAITYDLAVTSQDIRLSDISSAVRGTLGADLKIKGHGIKPEAISADISGKTCVAGFHTGKLKKTDLNFSGYGKYRDKTILLTPVTVSAEGSMLTAQGTVNTRSRVIEGTLDLESPGIERLMALFSIDARGTLRGKAALTGTLDRPSARLSLNCDSCSWKDISLDEVLLDASLEPSGSLTIHKGTILNHASRITGYGTLGIFSEFPHLNRTLPFNLAADLNRVNPLDFSFQSKLSGAVNGHVTASGSRSQISGNILINGHDFNYAGMPFGNIILDASLSKGLLDVESIGISKGSSLINASGAVRVLKDNSLSMITDPDIDMKITEGRVFLEDFLNEASGNIELSGKLSGTLNHLDGSGALVGKNLSYGNQKVEKINLDARFENDRILVEPVIAVIAPDQVIRGGGWLSLGGEYAFEVSSKGISLASIGYLEDRPELTGKVGIDISGNGTLKNPGVSGKLSLSEMKYMDMVLPDGSLNFDLNDHILNAAGALGLDFRGSLDTRSRNYTAKVTFNRTDLAPLFAFADKPSLKGEASGTFKAAGRIGSIQDIAVDADISGLSIFQGNKPLIKADTIAGSYTDGTLVLPVTHLILAERGSLNLSGSGTIRNGLVFDADGSVPVEVIGAFLEDIDEAGGTVRFSSQIRSGNTGTGIKALFTLENCAWQIPFNGQRIHALNGTIRMDDGTVFLSGLTGDLDTGSFTIDGTTALQDYKRLTMIDVRAKANAVPIVFPDIMDLSLDGNASLKTISNKPRFKADAVIVDGTYYRDVNLNLLTGVVEGIFPKRKPDIRHKEPLPPFIKDMALDVTLKRRGEVKIDNNAAAIELNPDLEITGTVGDPVINGRISVINGTVIFQNNTFTVTHGVIDFLNPNRTEANLDIISQTKVRDWTIYLSLEGPLENLKLNLSSQPVEVQSDIISLLVTGKTFSELTQKNSTAKASPSLMAAELLTSTYGSEIKKAANIDILKLEYSSPTGSKTGNDMKFTVGKDISNRFSISYEMETRNNVTSQWGIVSYKLFDNLMVNGYPGTSGNYGAEIQFKHEFR; encoded by the coding sequence ATGCGCAGATATATCAAGCGGGCTGCCATAGGCCTCAGCATTTTTATTGTTCTGCTTTTCACGATACCTGTCGGCATGCACCTGTACCTTGCCACCGAACCCGGGGCACAGCATTTGATGGTTGTCATCAATGGTCTCATCCCTGGGAAAATCAGCGGCCGGATTATATCGATATCACTTTTCAAACAGACTGCAGACATACGAGACGCCGTTCTTTCCGACCCTGAGGGCAAGACAATTCTCAAAGCAGAGCGGGCCACAATTTCATTAAATCTCCCGGAGCTTTTAAAAAGCAGTCTTGTATTCAGGGTCATACGTCTCGAGCGCCCGGAGATAACTCTGGCAATCGGGACAGACGGTCAGCTCAATATAGTCAATGCCTTCAAGGACAAAAACTCACCGAAGAGCAACCTCCGGGTATTTATCAATAACCTGTATGCTTCAGACGGTATCCTGGCCTTTCACCTCAAGGATAAAAGTGAGATTGTGCGCATGCAGGAGGCCAGATTGAACCTGTCAGCAGCCTTTGCCGGGGATGTGCTTCTTAATATTGACATACCTTCTGCCCGGACCTTGTTCAATCTGTCCGGCCGTGAGGCATTCTTCGACGCCGGCTCCTTTTCCGGTTCCATTATTAACGATCGAATCAATGATATAAGGATATCGATAGAGAAAAACTCATCCATCGTGAACGCGTCAGGGATGGTATCGGATCTTTCCGGTCAGCCTAGCATCAATGCTTTTCTTAATATCGATGCAGACATGGCTGATTTAAATAAAGGGCTCGGACTGCCTGCATCGTTTGACGGCAGGCTTTCCGCTTCACTCAAGGCAGCCGGAAAGTACGATAACCCTACCGTCGCCGGTGATATCAGTTACATCGGGAAAATACCCGCCTTATCCGCTGATATTCCAGTAAATTCCGGTTGGCCGGGGACAGGGAAGATTTCATTCTCCGGAACATTGGCCGACAGAAGGCTGAACTGTACCTCTGCCAAGTTCGATTTTGCACCAGGTCTGGTTCTGATAAGTGGCGACATCGACCTCAGCCCTGTCTTTCCCCGCTCATATTTTGGAGCAGTCAGAAACTGGGATGCAATCACCTATGACCTGGCAGTTACATCACAGGATATCCGCCTCTCGGATATTTCCAGCGCCGTGCGCGGCACTCTGGGGGCAGATCTCAAGATCAAGGGCCATGGGATTAAGCCTGAAGCCATCTCAGCGGACATATCCGGCAAGACATGTGTAGCTGGTTTTCACACCGGCAAACTTAAAAAAACTGACCTTAATTTTTCAGGATACGGAAAATACCGAGATAAAACGATTCTGCTTACCCCGGTGACCGTCTCAGCGGAAGGGTCCATGCTTACAGCACAGGGAACCGTTAACACCCGCTCTCGTGTTATTGAAGGGACACTCGACCTTGAGTCCCCCGGAATCGAACGGCTCATGGCATTGTTCTCAATCGATGCAAGAGGGACCCTGCGTGGTAAAGCCGCTCTAACAGGCACGCTTGACCGTCCTTCAGCAAGACTCTCACTGAATTGCGATTCCTGCTCCTGGAAGGATATTTCACTGGATGAAGTTCTTCTCGACGCATCACTTGAACCATCCGGATCGCTGACAATACATAAAGGAACGATACTAAATCATGCTTCAAGGATTACTGGTTATGGCACGCTAGGAATTTTCTCCGAATTTCCTCACCTGAACCGCACGCTGCCTTTCAATCTAGCAGCCGATCTCAACAGGGTGAATCCGCTTGATTTCTCATTCCAATCAAAGCTGTCCGGGGCCGTTAACGGTCATGTCACAGCTTCAGGCAGCAGGTCGCAAATCTCGGGCAATATCCTTATTAATGGTCATGACTTCAATTATGCCGGTATGCCCTTTGGCAATATCATACTGGATGCCAGTCTAAGTAAAGGCCTGCTTGATGTGGAAAGCATAGGCATTTCAAAGGGAAGCTCTTTGATAAACGCTTCCGGCGCAGTCCGGGTTCTCAAGGACAACTCCTTATCCATGATAACAGACCCGGATATTGACATGAAGATTACAGAAGGCAGGGTTTTTCTTGAGGACTTCCTCAACGAGGCATCAGGAAATATCGAACTGAGCGGGAAATTGAGCGGAACGCTCAATCATCTTGACGGAAGCGGGGCACTGGTGGGAAAAAATTTGAGTTACGGAAACCAGAAGGTTGAGAAGATAAATCTCGATGCAAGGTTTGAAAACGATCGCATTCTTGTCGAACCCGTTATTGCGGTCATAGCTCCCGATCAGGTTATCCGTGGTGGCGGATGGCTGTCGCTCGGAGGAGAGTACGCCTTTGAAGTCTCTTCTAAGGGAATATCCCTTGCATCCATTGGCTATCTCGAAGACCGCCCTGAACTGACAGGTAAGGTCGGAATAGACATATCAGGAAACGGTACACTGAAAAACCCGGGCGTATCAGGTAAATTATCTCTGTCTGAAATGAAATATATGGACATGGTCCTGCCTGACGGCAGCCTGAATTTCGATCTTAATGATCATATCCTGAATGCTGCCGGAGCCCTCGGCCTGGACTTTAGAGGCAGCCTGGATACCCGTTCGCGGAATTATACCGCGAAGGTTACCTTCAACCGCACCGATCTGGCACCTCTTTTTGCCTTTGCAGACAAACCATCACTGAAAGGGGAAGCTTCCGGAACCTTCAAGGCTGCCGGCAGAATCGGGAGTATTCAGGATATTGCCGTAGATGCGGACATCTCAGGCCTTTCAATATTCCAGGGGAACAAACCCCTTATAAAGGCCGACACCATTGCAGGCTCATACACTGACGGCACTCTTGTTCTGCCGGTCACTCACCTCATACTTGCGGAAAGAGGCAGTCTCAACCTTAGCGGAAGCGGCACCATAAGGAACGGCCTTGTATTCGATGCCGATGGATCGGTTCCTGTTGAAGTCATCGGGGCATTCTTAGAAGATATCGATGAGGCCGGAGGCACCGTGCGATTCTCATCTCAGATACGGTCCGGAAATACCGGCACCGGGATCAAAGCCCTTTTCACTCTCGAGAACTGCGCCTGGCAGATCCCTTTTAACGGTCAGCGTATTCACGCACTTAACGGGACTATCCGCATGGATGACGGTACAGTTTTTCTCTCAGGGCTGACCGGCGATCTGGATACAGGAAGTTTCACCATAGACGGTACGACAGCACTTCAAGATTACAAGCGTCTCACAATGATCGATGTACGTGCAAAGGCAAATGCAGTCCCAATAGTTTTTCCCGATATCATGGACCTTTCTCTTGACGGAAACGCCTCACTGAAAACCATATCCAATAAACCACGGTTCAAAGCGGACGCGGTTATTGTTGACGGTACTTATTACAGGGATGTTAACCTCAATCTCCTTACCGGCGTGGTCGAAGGAATCTTCCCGAAACGCAAGCCTGATATAAGACATAAAGAGCCTCTTCCCCCTTTCATTAAAGACATGGCCCTTGATGTCACGTTAAAGCGCCGCGGCGAAGTGAAAATTGACAACAACGCTGCCGCGATCGAACTCAACCCGGACCTGGAGATTACAGGCACCGTGGGCGACCCGGTGATAAACGGCAGGATAAGCGTCATAAACGGGACAGTTATTTTCCAGAACAACACCTTCACCGTCACTCACGGCGTCATCGATTTCCTGAATCCCAACAGGACCGAAGCAAACCTGGATATTATAAGCCAGACCAAAGTCAGGGACTGGACCATTTACCTCTCGCTCGAAGGCCCTCTCGAAAATCTGAAACTGAATCTGAGCTCTCAACCTGTGGAAGTCCAGTCGGATATAATTTCTCTGCTCGTCACGGGGAAAACCTTCAGTGAACTCACCCAGAAGAATTCAACGGCAAAGGCATCGCCTTCCCTCATGGCTGCCGAACTCCTGACAAGCACCTACGGTTCGGAGATCAAGAAAGCAGCTAATATTGACATCCTCAAACTTGAATACTCGAGCCCGACCGGATCGAAAACCGGCAACGATATGAAGTTCACAGTCGGCAAGGATATATCGAACCGGTTCAGCATCTCCTATGAAATGGAAACCAGGAACAATGTGACATCCCAATGGGGGATAGTCTCCTACAAGCTGTTCGACAACCTTATGGTAAACGGCTACCCCGGTACAAGCGGCAATTACGGGGCTGAAATCCAGTTCAAACATGAATTCAGATAA
- a CDS encoding AtpZ/AtpI family protein, which translates to MKGLSRERKDKTTLNSIVMISAWGLIMVISSFIFMYAGRWIDVSFNTEPAFMIGMLFLGICLCIFRLYREGIEKTRRMYRLDRTAREY; encoded by the coding sequence ATGAAAGGCTTATCGAGAGAAAGAAAAGACAAAACGACACTTAACAGTATAGTGATGATAAGTGCATGGGGTCTCATAATGGTTATCTCTTCTTTTATCTTCATGTATGCAGGCAGGTGGATAGATGTGAGTTTCAACACCGAGCCGGCTTTCATGATAGGTATGCTGTTCCTGGGGATATGCCTCTGCATATTCAGGCTATACAGAGAAGGGATTGAAAAGACCCGGAGAATGTACAGGCTGGACAGAACTGCCCGGGAATATTAA
- a CDS encoding ATP-binding protein, which translates to MDKKHSLLYKRYTIWLSAMIVILLITLLAYAVYRSREKSIINLFSSQQEVISDHVASMIEGTLERCEINLGYLTGSLAGSERYNEQMGEAIRKFYIKEQNVVLAVMNIDDNDVIRYAYPDDKAKNLAGRKIADPGIMHALKMYENGRYAGGLNRFFDSKKAGDEWLDRTICIGLPVHGRDGKYDGAVLALISPRLLMTRAIFNRESPINGELWLVDDQDRIAYRPYGVIDNRKFHDLLPDSKKSFDISHGVRKYFIENISSSPGKSSACIISYAPVHIGTSIWFAVMVAPYHAVQNLISSTSKNIILGAFGLIVVVIVTAISIAQSDVKRLRLKEELKRLQEREEWQSKLLREKMTIDGIIEGSPVPTFVIDKDHKVILWNRACTDLTGYSSKVMVGTSNFFRPFYDTKRPLMADFIIDQNIEDFSLYYGDIKVKKSEFIQGAYESVKYFSNLNGKGRHLHFMAAPIYNEKGEITSAIETFLDVTKEVELTKSLQEYAESLQNELGENIRLNKETEYLYNYLGNIVESLPDKIFDLSKDGIINYVSKQTIMGRDVETEIKGKHFTEFVEPQHREYMISKWENAQKGIFTPYELEVVTRKGEKRNLLITPRPVKGTDRYILVQRDITEYKELEKKFYESQKLAAIGQLSAGIAHEIRNPLSSIKMSLQILEKRLQPSGNDLQRFKIAQREVEHLEKLVSDVLIYAKPLVPNKEPSDLNTIVENALAMVEKSLKDKEIEVRKDFAENLKEINVDASMITQCLINVFQNAVEAMEDKGIMVITLKEENGNMVIEVKDNGCGIDENDMPHLFNPFFTLKNYGTGLGLSQVKKIIDQHEGEIKIISIKGEGTRFIIKLPENDNT; encoded by the coding sequence ATGGATAAGAAACATTCTCTTTTATATAAGCGCTACACCATATGGCTGTCTGCAATGATTGTGATTCTGCTGATCACACTTCTTGCCTATGCAGTTTACCGCTCAAGGGAAAAATCGATAATAAACCTTTTCAGCTCGCAGCAGGAAGTCATATCAGACCATGTCGCATCGATGATCGAGGGGACGCTGGAAAGGTGTGAAATAAACCTCGGCTACCTGACCGGGTCGCTTGCCGGTTCGGAAAGATACAATGAGCAAATGGGCGAAGCCATCAGGAAGTTCTACATCAAGGAACAGAATGTTGTCCTGGCCGTCATGAATATCGATGATAATGATGTCATCAGGTATGCATATCCCGATGATAAGGCGAAGAATCTTGCAGGCAGAAAAATTGCCGATCCCGGAATAATGCATGCACTGAAGATGTATGAAAACGGCAGATATGCAGGAGGTCTTAATAGATTTTTTGATTCGAAAAAAGCCGGAGATGAATGGCTCGACAGGACTATCTGCATAGGCCTGCCTGTTCATGGCAGAGATGGAAAATATGACGGCGCCGTCCTTGCACTGATAAGCCCCCGGCTTCTCATGACCCGCGCGATATTTAACAGGGAATCTCCGATCAACGGGGAACTCTGGCTTGTCGATGATCAGGACAGGATAGCCTACCGGCCATACGGGGTTATTGATAACAGGAAGTTTCATGACCTGTTACCTGACAGCAAAAAGAGTTTTGACATATCACACGGTGTCAGGAAATATTTCATAGAAAACATAAGTTCCTCTCCGGGTAAATCTTCAGCCTGCATAATATCCTATGCCCCTGTCCATATAGGCACATCCATCTGGTTTGCGGTAATGGTCGCACCGTATCATGCCGTTCAGAATCTTATCTCAAGCACATCGAAGAATATTATCCTGGGTGCTTTCGGTCTCATAGTTGTTGTAATTGTAACCGCCATATCCATAGCGCAGTCAGATGTTAAGAGGCTGCGCCTTAAAGAGGAACTTAAAAGGCTACAGGAAAGAGAGGAATGGCAGAGCAAGTTATTAAGGGAGAAGATGACCATAGATGGAATCATTGAGGGCTCCCCTGTGCCCACTTTCGTGATTGACAAGGACCACAAGGTTATCCTCTGGAACCGCGCCTGTACAGACCTTACCGGCTACAGTTCAAAGGTGATGGTCGGTACAAGCAATTTCTTTCGCCCGTTTTATGATACCAAGCGGCCTCTCATGGCGGATTTTATCATTGATCAGAATATAGAGGATTTCAGCCTTTATTATGGAGATATAAAGGTAAAGAAGTCCGAGTTTATTCAGGGTGCGTACGAATCAGTAAAATATTTCAGCAACCTTAACGGCAAAGGCCGTCACCTTCATTTCATGGCTGCCCCGATCTATAATGAAAAGGGAGAAATTACCTCGGCAATAGAAACATTCCTGGATGTCACAAAAGAGGTGGAGCTTACGAAAAGCCTTCAGGAGTATGCCGAGTCGCTGCAGAATGAACTTGGTGAAAACATCAGGCTCAACAAGGAGACGGAGTACCTTTACAATTATCTGGGAAATATTGTCGAATCGCTTCCGGATAAGATATTCGACCTCAGCAAGGACGGGATAATAAATTACGTCAGCAAACAAACGATAATGGGCAGAGATGTCGAGACCGAAATCAAAGGCAAGCACTTTACCGAGTTTGTTGAGCCGCAGCACAGGGAATACATGATCTCCAAGTGGGAGAATGCCCAGAAAGGGATTTTTACTCCATATGAACTTGAGGTCGTAACCAGGAAAGGGGAGAAGAGAAATCTTCTCATAACGCCAAGGCCGGTCAAGGGAACCGACAGATATATCCTCGTGCAGAGGGATATAACCGAATACAAGGAGCTGGAAAAGAAATTTTATGAAAGCCAGAAACTTGCCGCGATCGGACAGCTGTCGGCAGGCATTGCACATGAAATCAGAAATCCCCTTTCTTCAATAAAGATGAGCCTGCAGATACTTGAAAAAAGGCTTCAACCTTCAGGGAACGATCTTCAGAGGTTTAAAATAGCACAGAGAGAGGTTGAGCATCTTGAAAAGCTGGTTAGTGACGTTCTCATATATGCAAAGCCTCTTGTCCCGAATAAGGAACCTTCCGATTTGAACACTATTGTTGAAAATGCACTGGCAATGGTTGAGAAATCCCTCAAGGACAAGGAAATTGAAGTGAGAAAAGATTTTGCAGAAAATCTTAAGGAGATAAATGTCGATGCATCGATGATAACCCAGTGCCTGATAAATGTATTCCAGAATGCCGTAGAGGCAATGGAAGACAAGGGCATAATGGTTATTACACTCAAAGAAGAAAACGGAAATATGGTAATTGAGGTTAAGGACAACGGATGCGGAATTGATGAGAATGATATGCCGCATCTTTTCAATCCTTTCTTTACGCTGAAAAATTACGGTACGGGCCTGGGGCTCTCACAGGTAAAAAAGATAATCGACCAGCATGAGGGCGAAATAAAGATAATAAGTATCAAAGGGGAGGGTACAAGATTTATAATTAAGCTTCCTGAAAACGATAATACATAA